One genomic segment of Brevibacillus laterosporus LMG 15441 includes these proteins:
- a CDS encoding polyprenyl synthetase family protein: MSFRLKDYLDEKIALLEAELPRALSTEGVPSELYESMHYSLMAGGKRLRPILVLAVLEAFQQPIERGLPYAIALEMIHTYSLIHDDLPAMDDDDLRRGKPTNHKVFGEATAILAGDALLTRAFGLVASSYVHHPEVKAETTVQLIAELGQRAGERGMVGGQMADIMGEGKQLSLEQLEYIHLHKTGDLLIAALRGGGYLAEATPKQLQALTNYAVKIGLAFQIKDDILNVEGDAALLGKAVGSDASKEKATYPALLGLAESKRRLALLVKEAQAELAAVKINHPALFALAEYVMERVS, from the coding sequence ATGAGTTTTCGTTTGAAGGATTATTTAGATGAAAAAATTGCATTACTGGAAGCTGAATTACCAAGAGCACTATCTACAGAAGGCGTTCCTAGCGAACTGTACGAATCAATGCACTACTCATTGATGGCTGGTGGGAAGCGGTTACGTCCCATTCTTGTTTTAGCGGTACTGGAAGCGTTTCAACAACCAATTGAACGTGGCCTTCCATATGCGATAGCCTTAGAAATGATTCACACTTACTCATTGATCCATGACGATCTCCCTGCCATGGATGATGATGATTTACGTAGGGGTAAACCGACTAATCATAAGGTATTTGGTGAAGCCACTGCTATTTTAGCAGGAGATGCCCTACTGACAAGAGCGTTTGGCCTAGTGGCTAGTTCTTATGTACATCATCCTGAGGTTAAAGCTGAAACAACTGTCCAATTGATAGCTGAGCTTGGGCAGCGTGCCGGTGAACGAGGGATGGTAGGTGGTCAGATGGCTGATATAATGGGAGAAGGCAAACAGCTTTCCCTTGAGCAATTAGAGTATATCCACTTACATAAAACAGGCGATCTGCTGATTGCGGCTTTGCGAGGCGGAGGATATTTGGCAGAAGCAACACCAAAGCAATTGCAGGCCCTAACTAATTATGCTGTTAAGATCGGACTAGCCTTCCAGATTAAAGATGACATTTTAAACGTTGAGGGAGATGCGGCATTGCTAGGTAAAGCTGTGGGAAGTGATGCGAGTAAAGAGAAAGCAACCTACCCTGCGTTACTTGGACTTGCTGAATCCAAACGACGTCTAGCTTTGCTTGTCAAGGAGGCTCAAGCTGAGCTTGCAGCAGTAAAGATTAATCATCCTGCTCTCTTTGCACTAGCGGAGTATGTGATGGAGCGTGTAAGCTAG
- the xseA gene encoding exodeoxyribonuclease VII large subunit: MKPAEVMSVAELNRYVKRMMEGDLRLADVWVRGEISNFTHHHSGHMYFTLKDKDSRLKIVMFASYNRFLTFIPKNGTKAIVRGSISVFERDGAYQLYARELQPDGIGALFLAFEQLKEKLQQEGLFASERKRALPRFPKTIGVVTSPTGAAIRDIITTIKRRYPQAKIMLAPAIVQGVEAPASIIRSIRHINQYQVDVMIVGRGGGSIEELWAFNDEAVARAIVASQIPIISAIGHETDYTIADFVADIRAATPTAAAELAVPHYLEWLERIKQLDHRLARALQTQLQEKRTHLQRLQQSYGLKNPLRRVEERRQRIDEVTLRLSAMVKMKVVRKREQVSHVKKRLKQIRLERQVAEGRGQVNRMESQLTQYMKQKTERSRQAWLSLVQHLDALSPLRVMQRGFSLSYKDDTLIKSVEGIEVGDQLMIRYQDGKIMTTVTDIERKEENHGS, encoded by the coding sequence ATGAAGCCAGCAGAGGTCATGTCTGTCGCGGAGTTAAACCGCTATGTGAAGCGTATGATGGAGGGAGATCTTAGGCTAGCTGATGTTTGGGTTCGTGGAGAGATATCCAACTTTACTCATCATCACAGCGGTCATATGTACTTCACGTTAAAAGACAAGGATTCACGGCTTAAAATCGTGATGTTTGCTAGCTATAACCGTTTCCTTACATTTATACCGAAGAATGGAACCAAAGCGATTGTGCGTGGTTCCATTTCTGTATTTGAAAGGGACGGAGCATATCAATTATATGCAAGGGAATTACAACCCGATGGGATAGGGGCTTTGTTCCTTGCTTTTGAACAATTAAAAGAAAAACTACAGCAGGAAGGTCTGTTTGCTTCTGAAAGAAAGCGGGCTTTACCGCGGTTTCCGAAAACAATCGGAGTGGTTACTTCACCTACAGGAGCAGCAATACGAGATATTATTACTACAATTAAGCGCAGGTACCCTCAAGCAAAAATTATGCTTGCTCCAGCAATTGTACAAGGTGTTGAGGCCCCTGCTTCTATCATCCGTTCCATCAGACATATCAATCAGTATCAAGTGGATGTTATGATCGTGGGTCGAGGAGGGGGTTCAATTGAAGAACTTTGGGCATTTAATGACGAGGCTGTTGCCAGAGCGATTGTAGCTTCTCAAATACCTATAATCTCAGCAATTGGCCATGAGACAGATTATACAATTGCAGACTTTGTTGCTGATATCCGAGCGGCCACTCCGACGGCGGCAGCCGAGTTAGCCGTACCTCATTATTTAGAGTGGCTGGAGAGAATTAAACAGCTAGATCATCGACTGGCTCGTGCTCTCCAAACTCAGCTTCAAGAGAAGCGCACCCATTTACAACGATTACAGCAATCGTATGGGCTAAAAAATCCATTGCGCCGAGTAGAAGAGCGACGACAACGAATTGACGAAGTAACGCTACGTCTTAGTGCTATGGTGAAAATGAAAGTAGTCCGTAAACGTGAGCAAGTCAGCCATGTGAAAAAACGGCTAAAACAAATTCGATTGGAGCGACAGGTGGCAGAAGGACGAGGCCAAGTCAATCGAATGGAGAGCCAATTAACACAGTATATGAAACAAAAAACGGAAAGATCAAGGCAAGCATGGCTGTCTTTGGTCCAGCATTTGGATGCCTTGAGTCCGTTAAGGGTTATGCAACGTGGCTTTAGCCTATCCTATAAAGACGATACATTAATCAAATCTGTTGAAGGAATTGAAGTGGGAGATCAGCTCATGATACGATATCAAGATGGGAAGATCATGACAACGGTAACAGACATAGAGCGAAAGGAAGAGAACCATGGCTCGTAA
- the xseB gene encoding exodeoxyribonuclease VII small subunit: protein MARKKAAQETELLFEEAMQRLEEVVRQLEEGDVPLERAIELYQEGIQLSRQCATKLDAIEAKVIQLLDQDGSISERPFHVEED from the coding sequence ATGGCTCGTAAAAAAGCAGCACAGGAAACAGAGCTTTTATTTGAAGAAGCAATGCAACGGCTGGAAGAAGTGGTGCGTCAGCTAGAAGAAGGCGATGTTCCTTTAGAGAGAGCAATTGAATTGTACCAAGAAGGAATCCAATTATCTCGTCAATGTGCGACAAAGCTAGATGCAATTGAGGCCAAGGTAATTCAACTTCTAGACCAAGACGGCAGCATATCCGAGCGTCCGTTCCATGTGGAGGAGGACTAG
- the folD gene encoding bifunctional methylenetetrahydrofolate dehydrogenase/methenyltetrahydrofolate cyclohydrolase FolD, with protein MTAQVINGKEFAKSYRERIKQEVAELVDKGIQPGLAVVLVGDDPASQTYVNGKIKACEETGIYSKSFRLESNVTQQEVVDLVKELNQDPNIHGILVQLPLPKHMNEEAIIDTISPEKDVDGFHPISVGNLCIGKETFLPCTPHGVIELIKSTGISMEGKHAVVVGRSNIVGKPVSLLLLHENATVTMCHSRTKNLEEHTRQADILVVAVGIAHLIKKEHVKDGAIVIDVGMNRLDGKLTGDVLFDEVKEVASHITPVPGGVGPMTITMLMQNTVISARRKLTV; from the coding sequence ATGACAGCCCAAGTAATCAATGGTAAAGAGTTTGCAAAATCATATCGTGAACGAATCAAACAAGAGGTGGCAGAACTAGTTGATAAAGGGATTCAACCTGGTTTGGCTGTTGTTTTAGTTGGTGATGATCCTGCTTCTCAAACGTATGTGAACGGTAAAATCAAAGCGTGTGAGGAAACGGGGATTTACTCTAAGTCATTTCGTCTCGAAAGTAATGTAACACAACAGGAAGTAGTAGATTTAGTAAAGGAATTAAATCAAGATCCGAACATTCATGGTATTTTGGTACAATTACCTTTACCAAAGCATATGAACGAGGAAGCGATTATTGATACGATTTCCCCGGAAAAGGATGTAGATGGCTTTCATCCGATCAGCGTAGGGAACTTATGTATTGGCAAAGAGACGTTTCTTCCTTGCACGCCACATGGTGTAATTGAGCTGATTAAAAGTACAGGAATTAGTATGGAGGGTAAGCATGCTGTAGTAGTCGGTCGCAGTAATATTGTAGGAAAACCCGTTTCTTTATTACTGTTACATGAAAATGCTACGGTTACTATGTGTCATTCTCGTACGAAAAACCTAGAGGAACATACTCGTCAGGCAGACATATTGGTGGTTGCAGTAGGAATCGCTCACTTAATCAAGAAAGAGCATGTTAAGGATGGCGCTATTGTCATTGATGTTGGAATGAATCGCCTAGATGGCAAGCTGACTGGAGATGTTTTGTTTGATGAAGTGAAGGAAGTAGCGAGTCATATCACTCCAGTTCCAGGTGGCGTTGGTCCAATGACAATTACAATGCTCATGCAGAATACGGTCATCTCGGCAAGGCGTAAACTGACTGTATAA